The genome window tcttaaaattttcataCGAGTCTCTGAAAGAACAGGCCTGTGAATAGCACAGAAATTTGTTAGCATAACTGATCTAGGCCTGCGCACTGGCTTCTTGTCACCGCTATCTGATATTGCATTATTTCATCAGGAGaagcatataaaaaaaaaaaaaaaaaattacggcCCCCAATGTATCAATACTAATTTGAAGATTCctttcatcccaaatatacaaAGTAATCATCTTCTGTTTTCTTTGTTTGGTTGAAATGAATAGTTTATGCCCTCAAGCACACCAGTTAAGAAAGATATCAAGAAGTCTACTGCAAAAAAGTACTTAAAAGGTGTATAGATAATCAGGTAGCAAgagaattctgtgccattacaTACTCCTCAGTCCTCTCGGTCCTAATTAAAGATATAGTTTCTTACTGAATttataacaaaatcaaaaacatgTCCCTAACATTGAACCACAGAataaacttatcatttataccaTTGCTTATAGCCTTGTACTACAAATGATTAAGCACCGGCCTATGTTACTAATTGTATTCTAAAGTAAAGAACATGACCAATTGACCATCTTCTATAGTTTGCATAGCTGATATATCTGAAAACGGTAAATCAAGTAGTTAAGCAAACCAAGTTACCGATAGTAGGGAAATTGTGCATAAACCGCCATTTAGTATATATGGAATTGGAGTCAATATTCGACAGTTTATGGTAAAATTGAGGGTAAAACCATCATCTTTACAAAAAAAGCGGAGAAATGTGGTAGACCATAAGCAactaatatatgaaaaatgtagTCATTTACAGATAACAATGTTATAGAGAGAAAAGCAAGAAAATAGATTGGACCTGTTTGGTGCAGCCAGGGGATTCATCAGCAGGATAAAAATAGACAACCACAGGCTTGTTTCTGTACTTGGATAGACTAACTAGTCTCCCATTTTGATCTTTCAATTGAAATGGTGGGGGCGCTGTACCTTTCTCCACCTGCAAGCATCAAAATCATCAGAAAAGTACTTAAAATTGCTTAAAATTACtactaaaaaaagtagaaactagaaagtaaatgatatttatgatgagtAATGAATGTACCTTGGCAAAAATGGAAGTCTTGGTAGAGAATGAAGTGGATGgggaggagagagaagaggagTGAGAGAGCTTGAGGCCATGAAATTGTGATGATTTCGAGAATGTTTGAGAGAATGAAGAAGAGGGTTTGGTGGAGGATTGAAAAGGAagtaaagaagaaagaagagggTGTTTTGGCAGAGATAATGATGCAGCAGCCATTGAAATTTGCTGCATttgctgtgtgtgtgtgtgtgtttatataaagTTTCTTTGTTTCTTGCTTTCTTGGTTGATTGAGTGGCTTGAGAAACAGGCTGTTtgtcgagagagagagagagatgtggaAGATTGTGTGTTACACGATCACTGATCAGGGGCCTGCTCTGGTTGATATGTCGGTCAAGATCTTTAGTTAAACTTGTCATAGTTCTGACTTCTCATGCTGTTCTTTCATCATATCTAccttcattttgacttttggATAATTTTAGTCAGTTCCTCGCAAATAATATGCATCGGAGACGGGACCGAGtacgaattttaatattttaatgaagtataattttacaatttatatttaagatctTGTTTCTGTACAGCaattatgtttttataaaaaaaattaaatataaattataaaactatattttataagaaccttAAATTACGTGCTGATCAATaaaaaaacgtatacaattaaatgaaaCGGATTGAGTATGGAACTAGCAAACttgaattttttaagaaaattataaaaataaatcaaaaaaggAGATACTTAGCTACTTTTCAAGATCTCAAATAATATTACTTGAATTTCTTGTTCCCGGCAACCGTGACTTATTTAACACAATCTACGGGCCGTTAGATCTATATTTTAAGTgctcaaatttaatcatattttttaatgGATCCGCTATTAATATCCACGGACCGGAAAAGTTTTATACCGCGGAAAGACGAACTCCCGTTCTGCGAATATTTATAGTCGatcatttaaaaaaagaaatagaTCTCAACCCTTAAAATATAGATCTCACGCGTCCGTGCAGTGTGTCCCTGACGGTTGTCAGGAACAGGACcctataaattataatcattatAATTCGGGATTAAAATATTAGCCCTACAGTTTCGGACTTTCGGTCCTTCCATTCCTGCACAAGATCTTACTTATCTGAAACACTGAAGttatgtttcaagtattttaGTTAGTGATAGGCTGATAGCATTAGTCATTACCAGAATTAGCAGCTTGCCTTTGAGTAATTAAACttaggggtgtgcatggtgcggtttggtgcggttccggacattaaccgttaccaaaccgatgaatgcggttcggttcggttaatcatcattaaccgtaaccgcaccaattaaaacggtttttcggttgcggttaaccattagtcggttgcgggttttttttcggtttttccactattatttgctactcttgtgcataatgatttttttaaaaaaatataaattttcatgaacatgtacaatatcttcggttactatttactattgtttctatatgaggatataggaaacactacatactttcatctaaaaaaccTTAATACACAATAGAAACtaaaacattcatattttgacaagaaattagatgatgtcaagtcaataaaattacccaaaatcaactaatcatgaaatttaaataaaaagttttcaaaaagtacataaataaaaaaagtagaataggtttcataataaaatttgatcagcagattaacaacataaatatttctgctttgtggcaaatcacaatagccctagttttcgatcaagcgctcctccaaatatttgggtgcccggttatttaagtgactcagGAAGTATGCAAGTATGGAAGAAGAACctccatataaaattagatgtgaagtttaaaaatgactaaggtgctttattactattatgaatatatatatatatatttcggttcggttaatttcggtgcggttttagcataaaaccgaaaataaaaccgcaccactaatttcggttttttatctcggttattttcggttttatttgcggtttggtttttttcggtgtggtttttcggtttttttcgggtttttttgcggtttcggtttttcctaCTCGCCCCTAATTAAACTTGATGCATGTGACTGCGTGGATAGCAAAAGGGCTGGTCAGATGATGCTATTAATACACCAACTGCAATAGGTGTCACGAAGGTCAGGGGCTCGTGGGCCAAATTGAAAACTAGAATCACAGTAGTTTAGAGTAGATGAGGCCCTAAATGAGGCCCAATACCATCAAAGACCTGGTCTGGAAGCAGATATCTATACATGCTGCAGCGTGTAAACAAACTTTACAAAtagtaacaaataaaatataattctatttcaaaaaacaaaatagaatataattttcttttgatcTTGTAATAAACAGGTAATGTCTGAGATTATTTAATCTGCTGAAAACAGAACTATTCCtggaaacaaaaaattaaaagttaagTATACACATAATTcttgtttaataaattaaataatcaaaagtAATAAGTTCCCGTGAGCTAGTTTAGACTTTAGTATATGCATTTAAAACACGTGAATGCagcattataaataaataaaattagagcGAACAGTAATATTAAATCAGGAATTTTCTTGTCCTTCATTTCTCATCCTCTCCCTCCcccaaatttgatttatttcCACCTCCGTAGCTCCGACATTCAAAATGGCAACCATCATCTCATAATTCAGGTATGTAACTTCCTATACACTATCTTCATTTTTCTCGATTGCAtgattatatttacatattgCTGATAAAAAAAGGGATGTATGCatgtattttcatatttatttacgATACAAATTAAATCTATTTTGTTCACAATCTCCTCATATTGAAATATATGTCATATTTATGATGCATGTGCAATTCAGATTGATgatctatatattttattttaaagatctGCATGCAATCAGAGTTGCAATATGGTTCATTGTAAAAGGCCtcattttgattaaattttatttgttttttcacatgataattatatatttgaagtaATGGGAAATCATTCAGAGTTGAATGAATGATTCTGTGGCATGTTGTGAGATTAATTTACAAAATGATTGAACATAAATGCACTGGAAAGCTCATGCTACATGTATAAACTAATGCAGTGGATTAGAGAAGATCTGATGAGACATAAGAATCAACTGTGATCGAACAACAGCTAAGACAAATCCTggtttttcttgaatttcataATCGTAGGCAGTGACTTTGTAGCCATGGATGACCATGGGAGAGGCAAGGTGCATGGAATTCGACATATTGTAAGGCTTAAGGAAATTCTTCACAAGTGGCATCATGCGACAACTGGTCACAAGGTCGGTCATAACAACTCTGCTGATCCGACATCACCTGGGGGGATATCACCGGCTATTAATAGGAGATTGAAGGGCTGCAATGTGTATGTTGATTTGGATGAGGAAAACTGTCAGAGCCCGGATCCCCCTTGTGATATTCCAAAAGGGTTCTTGGCTGTTTATGTTGGTCCTGAGCAGCGGAGGTTTATAATACCTACAAGCTATCTTAGTGATCCTTTGTTTAAGAAATTGCTGGACAAGGTGGAGGAAGAATTCGGGTTTGATCATTGTGGTGCCCTTACAATTCCTTGCGAGACAGAGACGTTCAAGTATCTTCTTAACTGCATGGAGAATCATCAGAAGGAGCAATGTGAGCATGAGAATGGTATGTCCCTTTATATTTTCTCGGATACTGTCTTCTAGTTTAAGATCCTGCATTTTCAAACAGAGGCCCTCTGCTtgtcatttgaaaaaaaaatgactCATCTAATAGtaatgattgatttttttttatttttttttttgtgttttattgCAGCTGAGAGGTCATTAGAGAATAAGGATTAAGCAGCCATAACAAATTTCAGAATCCTGAAACACTTGGGCTGTAATTGTTGGATCGATCAGCAAATGATAAAAGGTCATATGTTTCAGGGCCTGTCTTTATTTGAGTATCGTTTAGAAAGAACACATGACATCCATGtaagtaatttatatatttgtaatgtTGATGATCACTTATTCACAATTTCTCTAAGGTTAGGGCTATGCAAAACAAGAACATATGATTGTTAATTTCTTTATATGTCGAAGCCTATAATGTCTAACCTCAGTACAGTACATGGTTCCGCCACATGGATTTATTGCAAGATTTGTGTTTTCTTGTTGATTAATTTGGTTGCTTGAACTGCCTTTAGGATTATTTATGCAGGACAAATTCCAAAATGGTCATATTTAATGTTTTCATGTTTGGTATTAGACCTGCATATTGAGTTTGTATATCTGTCCAATATCAGTAACACAATCAGACCTTTCTTCCAATTACAACTTCCTGTTTAAAGAGTCTGGTTTCATGTTTCTCTCTGTTTCACCAGGCTTTTGAAGTCGCACAATAACCATCTGGGGTATTATATACCAGAGAATGCTGAACCTGCCATACTTATTACATCTCTTTTTCTCGCAATCTAAACTAAACCACACAAACTACATATCATGGAGATATCAACTAAAAGCTATCCTAATTGGCCCTGATCTACATAAGCTCACAGATTGTTCTCATCTTGCTCCCTCAGAAACCGTTATCAGTAGTGAACCTTTTATTACTAAGCTCTTGTCTCCACACTTTCCACCCCACTCGTCCATCTCATTTCAGAGTGTTCTACTACTCAGTAAACTGTCCATAACTGATGTCCATTCCTCAGGGTAACTCAAATACTAAGAACACTTCGATTACATACTATATGCAAGAAACAAAAAAACTGCAGCGACAACTAGCCAGCAAAGACAAACTATCTGACCAATCCAACAATCCCGAGTCAGAGTAAACTGAGTTCGAATAGCATTTTTTAAAGAGGTAactgcaattcggaccccctaactttcgttcaaaaatgatattgtacccatacCTTTGGAAAATCAAATCGCACAtcctatctttacatttcaagaacgttACGCAGAGCCTCCGTTAAATTCcattaacttccgttaaaatactccctccgtctcaatttacatatcccttttgcttttcgagTAGTCATgttgactaagttttgaccaactattaaaaaaaattatttattattttaggaaatagaaagctacatattaaaatagactagatttactttttaatgatattttttttattttgtttaattaagctatcctcaagtcaaaatgattttacattccaaatgattttaaatttttagtgatatgtgtattaagtacttaaaatatacactattttaattagcaaaaaaaaagtatacactattttaaatataaaaaataaatattatgtgatatttattataaataatacataaatttatatattgaatgaaatatataaattttaattatttgttttggaAAAGTTGatcacaaaatttttaaaaaaatatcatcaaaaagtaaatatagtctatttaaaatttaaatatgtaactttctatttcctaaaatgttagatcctataaattcactatataagttaatatagtgaacacaatcaataaaacAGAATGAcaataagagattgaaagcagtaaactcttattcacaaagcttgaatggttacaaaaacactctcagtgatttatatattatcactaagagctgctagggttcttaacaatgtactcgataactcaactcatatagagtaaccctattctgtgtttatatagacacagttacaaaatcaatctctgatttgatatcctataaatcagctatgtattctgtcaatcaaagattgctactgttttctgtttagtttccatagtcagcaaatcactcctccgcttctatccttccttgaagtatatccgcttctgagctctttccacgtgtaaactctgacgagtcttgactatgtaaactctgatcagactttattaaactctggtcagactttactaaactttgatcagcttccagcttaaactctgatcactcctgttctaaaacaaactttaagaacattagtaatcatcaattatatctaacaatctcccccaacttgtgcataaatatgt of Daucus carota subsp. sativus chromosome 3, DH1 v3.0, whole genome shotgun sequence contains these proteins:
- the LOC108213506 gene encoding uncharacterized protein LOC108213506, producing the protein MDDHGRGKVHGIRHIVRLKEILHKWHHATTGHKVGHNNSADPTSPGGISPAINRRLKGCNVYVDLDEENCQSPDPPCDIPKGFLAVYVGPEQRRFIIPTSYLSDPLFKKLLDKVEEEFGFDHCGALTIPCETETFKYLLNCMENHQKEQCEHENAERSLENKD
- the LOC108211126 gene encoding peroxiredoxin Q, chloroplastic — protein: MQQISMAAASLSLPKHPLLSSLLPFQSSTKPSSSFSQTFSKSSQFHGLKLSHSSSLSSPSTSFSTKTSIFAKVEKGTAPPPFQLKDQNGRLVSLSKYRNKPVVVYFYPADESPGCTKQACSFRDSYENFKKAGAEVIGISGDDPESHKEFAKKYRLPYVLLSDEGDEVRKEWGVPSDLFGALPGRQTYVLDKIGKVQLIYNNQFQPEKHIDETLKLLESL